Proteins encoded together in one Deinococcus ruber window:
- a CDS encoding pyridoxal phosphate-dependent aminotransferase, with the protein MTSLNSPADAAGVLGGVRAEVRATPDYPFIPVHAPVKLDQNESALDFPRHLRELAVRRMLERDWNRYPDLHADTLREKIGAYEDWDAAGVVVTPGSNVIIKLLTELGGIGQRILTVQPNFSVYELEGQMLGASLTRVPLRADFGLDVAAMKRELAAGGPGVLFLPQPHAPTGFLDEESDVRAVVEAAGDDWIVVIDEAYHQYSGSDYRSLVLERGNRLSLRTFSKAWGLAGLRLGYALTHPALAANLQKLVSAFNVNVLTQVVAEVALEHPAYVRERADEVIWERERVQSGLSGLKNLHALPSRTNFFLVRTPDPSAAYAFLLERGLLVRRQDKQPMLAGCLRVSIGTREQNDALVSALLELDRELEVRE; encoded by the coding sequence ATGACGAGCCTCAACTCTCCCGCCGACGCCGCTGGCGTGCTGGGCGGCGTTCGTGCCGAAGTGCGTGCCACCCCGGACTATCCATTCATCCCGGTTCATGCACCCGTCAAACTCGACCAGAACGAAAGTGCGCTCGATTTCCCCCGTCACCTGCGAGAACTGGCTGTCCGGCGCATGCTGGAACGCGACTGGAACCGCTATCCCGACCTGCACGCCGACACGCTGAGAGAGAAGATCGGCGCGTACGAAGACTGGGACGCGGCGGGCGTGGTGGTGACGCCGGGCAGCAACGTGATTATCAAGCTGCTGACCGAACTGGGCGGCATCGGGCAGCGCATCCTGACGGTGCAGCCGAATTTCTCGGTCTACGAACTGGAAGGCCAGATGCTCGGCGCGTCGCTGACGCGGGTGCCGCTGCGGGCCGATTTCGGGCTGGACGTGGCAGCCATGAAGCGCGAACTGGCAGCGGGCGGGCCGGGCGTGCTGTTTTTGCCACAGCCGCACGCCCCCACGGGTTTTCTGGATGAGGAGAGCGACGTGCGGGCTGTGGTCGAGGCAGCAGGCGACGACTGGATCGTGGTGATCGATGAGGCGTACCACCAGTATTCGGGCAGCGATTACCGTTCGCTGGTGCTGGAGCGTGGCAACAGGCTGAGCCTGCGAACCTTCAGCAAGGCGTGGGGGCTGGCGGGGCTGCGGCTCGGCTACGCGTTGACCCATCCGGCGCTGGCGGCCAACCTGCAAAAACTGGTCAGCGCCTTCAACGTGAACGTGCTGACACAGGTGGTGGCCGAAGTCGCGCTGGAGCACCCCGCCTACGTGCGCGAGCGGGCCGACGAGGTGATCTGGGAGCGGGAGCGCGTGCAGAGCGGCCTGAGCGGCCTGAAGAACCTGCATGCTCTGCCCAGCCGCACCAACTTCTTCCTGGTTCGCACGCCCGATCCCAGCGCTGCCTATGCCTTCCTGCTGGAACGCGGGCTGCTGGTGCGCCGCCAGGACAAACAGCCGATGCTGGCAGGCTGTCTGCGCGTCAGCATCGGCACCAGGGAGCAGAACGACGCGCTGGTGTCGGCGCTGCTGGAACTGGACCGGGAACTGGAAGTCAGGGAGTAA
- a CDS encoding aldo/keto reductase has product MEHINLGSQGLSVSRLGLGCMGMSEFYGQSDEAENLRVFQAALDGGVTFFDTADMYGPYVNEELVGRALKSVRDRVTIATKFSIMRGPNGERLGINGRPEYVKQAAEDSLKRLGIDTIDLYYQHRVDPNVPIEDTVGAMAELVQAGKVRYLGLSEATPEQIRRAHAVHPITALQTEYSLWSRDPEDEILPTVRELGIGFVPYSPLGRGFLTGQIKSMDDLAPDDFRRYNPRFQGENFQKNLQLVSAVEDLAAQKGVSTAQLALAWVLAQGPQDFAPIPGTKRVKYLEENLGALNVSFTPQELAQIDEMAPKGVTAGARY; this is encoded by the coding sequence ATGGAACACATTAACCTCGGAAGTCAGGGCCTCAGCGTCAGCCGCCTGGGGCTGGGCTGCATGGGCATGAGCGAGTTCTACGGCCAGAGCGACGAGGCCGAGAATCTGCGGGTCTTTCAGGCCGCGCTGGATGGCGGCGTCACCTTTTTCGACACTGCCGACATGTACGGACCATATGTCAACGAGGAACTGGTGGGCCGCGCCCTGAAATCGGTGCGCGACCGGGTAACGATTGCCACCAAATTTTCGATCATGCGCGGGCCGAACGGCGAGCGGCTGGGCATCAACGGGCGACCCGAGTACGTGAAGCAGGCCGCCGAAGACAGCCTGAAACGCCTGGGGATCGACACCATCGACCTGTACTATCAGCACCGCGTCGATCCCAACGTGCCGATTGAGGACACCGTGGGCGCGATGGCGGAACTGGTGCAGGCGGGCAAGGTGCGCTACCTGGGGCTGTCGGAAGCCACGCCCGAGCAGATTCGCCGCGCCCATGCCGTGCATCCGATCACGGCTCTTCAGACCGAGTACAGCCTGTGGAGCCGCGACCCCGAAGATGAAATTCTGCCCACCGTGCGTGAACTGGGCATCGGGTTCGTGCCTTACAGCCCGCTTGGGCGCGGCTTTCTGACCGGGCAGATCAAAAGCATGGACGATCTGGCCCCCGACGACTTCCGCCGCTATAACCCGCGCTTTCAGGGCGAGAACTTCCAGAAGAACCTGCAACTGGTGAGCGCCGTGGAAGACCTCGCCGCGCAGAAAGGCGTGAGCACGGCGCAACTGGCGCTGGCCTGGGTGCTGGCGCAGGGGCCGCAGGATTTCGCTCCGATTCCCGGCACCAAGCGCGTGAAATACCTGGAAGAGAATCTGGGCGCACTGAACGTGAGCTTCACGCCGCAGGAACTGGCACAGATCGACGAGATGGCCCCGAAAGGTGTGACGGCGGGCGCTAGATACTGA
- a CDS encoding ABC transporter ATP-binding protein, giving the protein MLEVRNLSVRYGAFTALHGINMNVQDGEIVVLLGANGAGKSSLFRTLSGLQRPSGGDAVYNGQPITLGRPERCVTLGVAQCPEGRMLFPQLSVEKNLRLGAYTHRRDSAGNQSELERMYALFPILAEKRNDPAGSLSGGQQQMVAIGRALMARPKLLLLDEPSLGLAPLVVDQVFEAVQRVNAAGVSVLLAEQNAFAALGIAHRAYVLEGGNVTIEGSRDELLHDDRVRSAYLGV; this is encoded by the coding sequence ATGCTTGAAGTTCGGAATCTGAGTGTGCGCTACGGAGCCTTCACGGCGCTGCACGGCATCAATATGAACGTGCAGGACGGCGAAATCGTGGTGCTGCTGGGAGCCAACGGCGCGGGCAAGAGCAGCCTGTTCCGCACGCTGTCGGGACTGCAACGCCCCAGCGGCGGCGACGCGGTGTACAACGGTCAGCCGATCACGCTGGGCCGCCCAGAACGCTGCGTGACGCTGGGCGTGGCGCAGTGCCCGGAAGGCCGAATGTTGTTTCCTCAGCTCAGCGTCGAGAAGAATCTGCGGCTGGGTGCGTACACACATCGGCGCGATTCGGCAGGCAATCAGAGCGAGCTAGAGCGGATGTACGCCCTCTTCCCCATTCTGGCCGAGAAGCGCAACGACCCCGCCGGGAGCCTGTCGGGGGGCCAGCAGCAGATGGTGGCGATTGGCCGGGCACTGATGGCGCGGCCCAAACTGCTGCTGCTCGACGAGCCGAGCCTGGGACTGGCTCCGCTGGTGGTCGATCAGGTCTTCGAGGCGGTGCAGCGGGTGAATGCAGCGGGGGTCAGCGTGCTGCTGGCCGAACAGAACGCCTTCGCCGCGCTGGGCATCGCGCACCGGGCATATGTGCTGGAGGGCGGAAACGTCACCATCGAGGGCAGCCGCGACGAGCTGCTGCACGACGACCGGGTGAGGAGCGCGTATTTGGGGGTGTAG
- a CDS encoding branched-chain amino acid ABC transporter permease produces the protein MIIFFQQLLNALALGGAYSLVALGLTLVYGVMKIPNFAHGGLYMVGAYITWALLTSLGVPYFLALGLSAIVLGLLAVLLERVVFYPLRSAPHIHPMIAALGVLFFLEAGVQLVWGPDFKLLNSPITGIVDWGGVTITQQRLLIIVASVIIMGALYWFLKRTTTGATIEAMAQNREGARLVGIPVSRVASLTFFISGALAAIAATLYAPTSLVSPSMGEVMNLKVFAIIVLGGMGSVPGAIVGALLLAFAETFGGVFVGANFADVVGFAVLVIVLAIRPQGLFRRTA, from the coding sequence GTGATCATCTTTTTTCAACAACTGCTGAACGCGCTGGCGCTGGGCGGAGCCTACAGCCTGGTGGCGCTCGGCCTGACGCTGGTATACGGCGTCATGAAGATTCCGAATTTCGCGCATGGTGGCCTGTACATGGTGGGCGCATACATCACCTGGGCGCTGCTGACCAGCCTGGGCGTGCCGTATTTTCTGGCGCTGGGGCTGTCGGCCATCGTGCTTGGGCTGCTGGCGGTGCTGCTGGAACGCGTCGTGTTCTATCCGCTGCGCTCGGCTCCGCACATCCACCCGATGATTGCCGCGCTGGGCGTGCTGTTCTTTCTGGAAGCGGGTGTTCAGCTGGTGTGGGGGCCAGATTTCAAACTGCTGAACTCGCCCATCACGGGCATTGTCGACTGGGGCGGCGTCACCATCACGCAGCAGCGCCTGCTGATTATCGTGGCGTCGGTGATCATCATGGGAGCGCTGTACTGGTTTCTGAAGCGCACCACCACCGGGGCCACCATCGAGGCGATGGCGCAGAACCGCGAAGGTGCACGGCTGGTGGGCATTCCGGTCAGCCGAGTCGCCTCGCTGACCTTCTTTATTTCGGGAGCGCTGGCCGCCATCGCCGCCACGCTCTATGCCCCGACCAGTCTGGTTTCGCCCAGCATGGGTGAAGTGATGAACCTGAAGGTGTTTGCCATTATCGTGCTGGGCGGCATGGGCAGCGTACCGGGAGCCATCGTGGGGGCGCTGCTGCTGGCCTTTGCCGAAACGTTCGGGGGCGTGTTCGTGGGCGCGAATTTTGCCGATGTGGTGGGCTTTGCCGTGCTGGTGATCGTGCTGGCAATCCGGCCTCAGGGCCTGTTCAGGCGGACAGCATGA
- a CDS encoding ABC transporter substrate-binding protein, protein MNGLKKMSVLGLSFAGLLLMGAASAKVVNIGYSGPLSGGAASYGKDCQSGLQMAIDEINAAGGVTVKGEKVTFNLVSLDDRYLPNETATNVKRLTSQGISTIFVPHAGGILTVQPLTTKDPNFLLVAYSSEPKILEANNPLTFMLPPRYDNYLQPFVKQEITTFGKKLGMVGTTSAYGKAWADAVSGEWKKQGGTVGTDNGVDYGTTVDYSSAVTKALSEKPDVLFIGGPSQPTALVVKAAREQGFKGGFIVMDQAKFEQMNQVVPMSYLNGAVGVLPVAQFPGTQVFVNQYSRKYKKIPTSEAALNYMGVNIVVSAMVAAGTTDDATAIRAKLASAAASLPRGKTIFKINGVTPAGHVDATVLAAYVKDGAFTSLRLPASLLK, encoded by the coding sequence ATGAATGGACTCAAGAAGATGTCGGTGCTGGGCCTGTCGTTCGCTGGACTGCTGCTGATGGGTGCGGCTTCGGCCAAAGTGGTGAATATCGGCTATTCAGGCCCGCTGTCGGGTGGCGCGGCCAGCTACGGCAAAGACTGCCAGAGCGGGCTTCAGATGGCTATCGACGAGATCAATGCGGCAGGCGGCGTGACCGTGAAGGGCGAGAAAGTCACCTTCAATCTGGTGTCGCTCGACGACCGCTATCTGCCCAATGAGACGGCCACCAACGTCAAGCGCCTGACCTCGCAGGGCATCAGCACCATCTTCGTGCCACACGCGGGCGGCATCCTGACCGTTCAGCCGCTGACCACCAAAGACCCCAACTTCCTGCTGGTGGCGTACAGCAGCGAACCCAAGATCCTGGAAGCCAACAACCCGCTGACCTTCATGCTGCCTCCCCGCTACGACAACTACCTGCAACCCTTCGTGAAGCAGGAAATCACCACCTTCGGCAAGAAGCTGGGAATGGTCGGCACCACCAGCGCCTACGGCAAGGCCTGGGCCGACGCCGTCAGCGGCGAGTGGAAGAAGCAGGGCGGTACGGTGGGCACCGATAACGGCGTCGATTACGGCACCACCGTCGATTACTCCAGCGCCGTGACCAAGGCGCTGAGCGAAAAGCCCGACGTGCTGTTCATCGGCGGCCCCAGCCAGCCCACCGCGCTGGTGGTCAAGGCGGCCCGCGAGCAGGGCTTCAAGGGCGGCTTCATCGTGATGGATCAGGCCAAGTTCGAGCAGATGAATCAGGTCGTGCCCATGAGCTACCTGAACGGCGCGGTGGGCGTGCTGCCGGTGGCACAGTTCCCCGGTACGCAGGTCTTCGTGAACCAATATTCCCGCAAGTACAAGAAGATTCCCACCAGTGAAGCCGCGCTGAACTACATGGGCGTGAACATCGTGGTGAGCGCGATGGTCGCTGCCGGAACCACCGACGACGCCACTGCTATCCGTGCCAAGCTCGCCAGCGCTGCCGCCAGCCTGCCGCGCGGCAAGACCATCTTCAAGATCAACGGCGTGACGCCAGCCGGACACGTGGACGCCACCGTTCTGGCTGCCTACGTTAAAGACGGCGCGTTCACTTCCCTGCGCCTGCCCGCCAGCCTGCTGAAGTAA
- the ychF gene encoding redox-regulated ATPase YchF — translation MSTLGIGIVGLPNVGKSTLFNAITRAGALAANYPFATIEPNVGRVSVPDERLAALSRVFTKGDRVPPIIPTFVEFVDIAGLVKGASQGEGLGNQFLANIRETDAIAHVVRCFDDGNVIHVANRVDPIDDIETINTELILADMAGLEKRLQGLTKKAKGGDKDAREQADLAEAILKVLGEDKPARAGSYDARIPKDFGLITIKPVIYVANVGESELLEDNEYVRLVREYAARENAQVVKISAQIEGELAEMPEDEAAEFLKELGVQESGLDQLVHVGYRTLGLMTFITSGEKEVRAWTIRQGEKAPEAAGEIHSDLERGFIRAEVIEWDKMVEAGGWAAAKSKGWVRTEGKDYVMKDGDIMNVLHNM, via the coding sequence GTGAGCACGCTTGGAATTGGAATCGTTGGATTGCCCAACGTCGGAAAAAGTACGCTGTTTAACGCCATTACTCGGGCCGGGGCGCTGGCGGCCAATTACCCGTTTGCCACCATCGAACCCAACGTGGGCCGGGTCAGCGTGCCCGACGAGCGGCTTGCGGCTCTCAGCCGGGTCTTTACAAAGGGTGACCGGGTGCCGCCGATCATTCCCACCTTCGTCGAATTCGTCGATATCGCCGGGTTGGTCAAGGGTGCGAGCCAGGGCGAGGGGCTGGGCAATCAGTTCCTGGCGAACATCCGCGAAACCGACGCCATCGCCCATGTGGTGCGCTGTTTCGATGACGGCAACGTGATTCACGTCGCGAACAGGGTCGATCCTATCGACGACATCGAAACCATCAACACCGAGCTGATTCTGGCCGACATGGCGGGCCTGGAAAAGCGGCTTCAAGGGCTGACCAAGAAGGCCAAAGGCGGCGACAAAGACGCCCGCGAACAGGCCGATCTGGCAGAAGCGATTCTGAAGGTGCTGGGTGAGGACAAACCCGCCCGCGCTGGCAGTTACGACGCCCGTATTCCCAAGGATTTCGGCCTGATCACCATCAAGCCGGTCATCTATGTCGCCAACGTGGGCGAGAGCGAACTGCTGGAGGATAACGAGTATGTGCGGCTGGTGCGCGAATACGCCGCCCGTGAGAACGCGCAGGTGGTCAAGATCAGCGCCCAGATCGAAGGTGAGCTGGCCGAGATGCCCGAAGACGAGGCCGCCGAATTCCTGAAGGAACTGGGCGTGCAGGAAAGTGGCCTCGATCAGCTGGTGCACGTGGGCTACCGCACGCTGGGCCTGATGACCTTCATCACCTCGGGCGAGAAGGAAGTGCGGGCCTGGACGATTCGCCAGGGCGAAAAGGCCCCCGAAGCGGCAGGCGAGATTCACAGCGATCTGGAGCGGGGGTTTATTCGCGCCGAGGTCATCGAGTGGGACAAGATGGTCGAGGCTGGGGGCTGGGCCGCCGCCAAGAGCAAAGGCTGGGTACGCACGGAAGGCAAAGACTACGTGATGAAAGACGGCGATATTATGAACGTCCTGCACAACATGTAA
- a CDS encoding acyl-CoA dehydrogenase family protein codes for MDFTLPADLQDIQKTIRDFVLNVVEPRAHEIESSNSIPPELIQQAAELGLFGLSIPEEYGGVGLSTLGRCAAYEALGQGHMGFGGMVSAHASIGTSGLVRLGTPEQKQRYLPGMAAGEIIAGFAITEPTSGSDAANIRTRAVQHGDTWVLNGTKHYISNAPIAGLLTVIAVTDPQKGSKGMSAFLVPMDTPGVSVGKIDEKMGQKGSLSSEVIFQDAALPADSLLGPLDLGYREALGILTNGRVGIAARSTGAMQRLLDLCIQHAKTREQFGKPIAEFQAVQFMLAEMEIDIQTSRLLWQKVAWMVDAGQDVRRMASVAKYHATEALSRVADKAVQVAGGMGYMKDYPIERFYRDQRLLRIYEGTSEIQKVIIAGDLLR; via the coding sequence ATGGATTTTACGTTGCCCGCCGACCTGCAAGACATTCAGAAAACCATCCGAGACTTCGTGCTGAACGTGGTGGAACCCCGCGCCCACGAGATCGAGAGCAGCAACAGCATTCCGCCCGAGCTGATCCAGCAGGCCGCCGAACTGGGGCTGTTCGGGCTGAGCATTCCCGAGGAATACGGCGGCGTGGGCCTGAGTACCCTGGGCCGCTGCGCCGCCTATGAAGCGCTGGGCCAGGGGCATATGGGCTTTGGCGGCATGGTGTCGGCCCACGCCAGCATCGGCACGTCGGGACTGGTACGGCTGGGCACCCCTGAACAGAAGCAGCGCTATCTGCCGGGCATGGCGGCGGGCGAGATCATCGCGGGCTTTGCCATCACCGAACCGACCAGCGGCAGCGACGCGGCCAACATCCGCACCAGAGCGGTGCAGCACGGCGACACCTGGGTGCTGAACGGCACCAAGCACTACATCAGCAATGCGCCGATTGCCGGACTGCTCACCGTGATCGCTGTCACCGACCCGCAGAAGGGCAGCAAGGGCATGAGCGCTTTTCTGGTGCCGATGGACACGCCGGGCGTGAGCGTGGGCAAGATCGACGAGAAGATGGGGCAGAAGGGCAGCCTGAGCAGCGAGGTGATCTTTCAGGATGCGGCGCTGCCCGCCGACAGCCTGCTGGGGCCGCTCGACCTGGGCTACCGCGAGGCGCTGGGCATTCTGACCAATGGACGTGTAGGCATCGCGGCCCGCTCGACCGGGGCCATGCAGCGCCTGCTCGACCTGTGCATTCAGCACGCCAAAACCCGCGAGCAGTTCGGCAAGCCCATCGCCGAGTTTCAGGCGGTGCAGTTCATGCTGGCAGAAATGGAAATCGATATCCAGACCAGCCGGTTGCTGTGGCAGAAGGTCGCCTGGATGGTGGATGCAGGCCAGGACGTGCGGCGCATGGCGAGCGTGGCGAAATACCACGCCACCGAAGCGCTCTCGCGGGTGGCCGATAAAGCGGTGCAGGTGGCGGGCGGCATGGGCTACATGAAGGATTACCCCATCGAGCGCTTTTACCGCGACCAGCGCCTGCTGCGAATCTACGAGGGCACGAGCGAGATTCAGAAGGTGATTATCGCGGGCGACCTGCTGCGGTAG
- a CDS encoding AAA family ATPase translates to MPAPLLYLLGWPGVGKLTVAKELARRTGWRVVDNHFIADPIFYVIGADGSTPLPEGTRQLVGQVGDAIYEAMTRLAPAHLGFVLTKVLMDAPEDRDNFSRVERIAQQRGAVFLPVLLTCDEAGLRSRVTSPGRAERLKPRTEAILDRYFAQYTQLVPEHPHLLTIDTTALEPPQTAEMILSHLASMTAAQ, encoded by the coding sequence ATGCCTGCTCCTCTCCTCTATCTGCTCGGCTGGCCCGGCGTCGGCAAACTTACCGTTGCCAAAGAACTGGCGCGGCGCACCGGCTGGCGCGTCGTGGACAATCACTTCATCGCTGACCCGATTTTTTATGTGATCGGCGCAGATGGCAGCACGCCGCTTCCAGAAGGCACACGGCAGTTAGTCGGGCAGGTAGGAGACGCCATCTACGAAGCCATGACCCGGCTGGCTCCGGCGCATCTGGGCTTTGTACTGACCAAGGTGCTGATGGACGCGCCGGAAGACCGCGACAACTTTTCGCGGGTCGAGCGCATCGCTCAGCAGCGTGGGGCGGTCTTCCTTCCGGTGCTGCTGACCTGCGACGAAGCGGGGCTGCGCTCGCGTGTGACCTCGCCGGGGCGAGCAGAACGCCTCAAACCCCGAACCGAAGCGATACTTGATCGGTATTTCGCGCAGTACACCCAGTTGGTGCCCGAACACCCGCACCTGCTGACCATCGACACGACCGCCCTGGAGCCGCCACAGACAGCCGAGATGATTCTCAGCCACCTGGCTTCAATGACGGCGGCGCAATGA
- a CDS encoding MerR family transcriptional regulator — MTGTSLQTAPDAGIYSIREVAQQLGVSAHTLRYYEREGLLSVPRADSLQRRYGAREVELLRFLLALRGTGMPIALMRRYMELAHAGESTVTERRALLTEHQRAVTAQISALQADLDAIGRKITLYDRMSGQSMQESRIKGVN, encoded by the coding sequence GTGACGGGAACGAGTCTCCAGACAGCACCGGACGCAGGTATCTACAGCATCCGCGAGGTGGCGCAGCAACTGGGCGTGAGTGCCCATACACTGCGCTACTACGAACGGGAAGGGCTGCTGAGCGTGCCCCGCGCCGACTCGCTTCAGCGGCGTTACGGCGCACGCGAGGTCGAGCTGCTGCGCTTTCTGCTGGCTCTGCGCGGCACCGGCATGCCCATCGCCCTGATGCGGCGCTATATGGAACTGGCACACGCAGGGGAAAGCACCGTCACCGAGCGCCGCGCCCTGCTGACCGAACACCAGCGGGCCGTGACGGCGCAGATTTCAGCGCTTCAGGCCGACCTGGACGCTATTGGCCGCAAAATCACCCTGTACGACCGGATGAGCGGTCAGAGCATGCAGGAGAGCAGGATCAAAGGAGTGAACTGA
- a CDS encoding branched-chain amino acid ABC transporter permease codes for MSLPTPRATLKGWPWLLVFVLAALVPLLVGKNGYVYDVAINVMIFAIAAYGMNVMLGYAGLLPLAHAGFFGIGAYTVGILMLKVGWSFWLAWPIAVAVCAVLGLLLGLVAFRTRDDVFAIFTLGVGVIITQVINKWDALTGGNDGLNGISAPKLGSIDFGKSASFYYLALLALAVTIFLVARVRSSLFGRSLIAIRGGEDLARSAGINVYTHKLRVMMLSTALAGFAGGLYAIYVGFLGAAITGPVTTFTILLYLLVGGVGTLAGPLLGTLIIRVLQQFMQGLADYQYVVFGPMLVLLVLFFPAGLTGLWARLRPPKAPVLKEISDAGV; via the coding sequence ATGAGCCTGCCCACACCCAGAGCGACGCTGAAGGGCTGGCCGTGGCTGCTGGTGTTCGTACTGGCCGCGCTGGTGCCGCTGCTGGTGGGCAAAAACGGCTATGTCTACGATGTGGCGATCAACGTCATGATCTTTGCCATTGCCGCCTACGGCATGAACGTGATGCTGGGGTACGCGGGCCTGCTGCCGCTGGCGCACGCGGGATTTTTCGGCATCGGGGCGTACACGGTGGGCATTCTGATGCTGAAGGTGGGCTGGAGTTTCTGGCTGGCGTGGCCTATAGCGGTGGCGGTCTGCGCCGTACTGGGGCTGCTGCTGGGGCTGGTGGCCTTCCGTACCCGCGACGACGTGTTCGCCATCTTCACGCTCGGCGTGGGCGTCATCATCACACAGGTCATCAATAAGTGGGATGCCCTGACCGGCGGCAACGACGGCCTGAACGGCATTTCCGCGCCCAAACTGGGCAGCATCGACTTCGGAAAATCGGCCAGCTTCTATTATCTGGCGCTGCTGGCGCTCGCGGTCACGATCTTCCTGGTGGCGCGGGTGCGCTCCTCGCTGTTCGGGCGCTCGCTGATCGCCATTCGCGGCGGCGAAGACCTGGCCCGCAGCGCTGGCATCAACGTGTACACCCACAAACTGCGCGTGATGATGCTGTCTACGGCACTGGCGGGCTTCGCGGGTGGGCTGTACGCCATCTACGTGGGCTTTCTGGGCGCGGCGATCACCGGCCCCGTCACCACCTTCACCATCCTGCTGTACCTGCTGGTGGGCGGCGTGGGCACGCTGGCCGGGCCACTGCTGGGCACGCTGATCATCCGGGTGCTGCAACAGTTCATGCAGGGGCTGGCCGATTATCAGTACGTGGTATTTGGGCCGATGCTGGTGCTGCTGGTGCTGTTCTTCCCGGCGGGGCTGACCGGCCTGTGGGCGCGGCTGCGGCCCCCCAAAGCGCCTGTCCTGAAGGAGATTTCCGATGCTGGCGTATGA
- a CDS encoding ABC transporter ATP-binding protein, whose product MLAYEDVGIRFGGNQAVQGVTGSITPGIITAIIGPNGAGKSTFFNLLSGFYKPTSGRIIFEGQDITRLPTHEVVALGIARTFQTTTIYKELSALENAVLGHRVRTKSGLWDALLGTGRERREGKASLDAAYTALKRVGLEQQAHVLAGNLTQEAQKRVSIALALATNPKILLLDEPAAGINPEETVNLTRTIRELAAGGLTVVLIEHKMSMIMTLADHIMVLHHGQKIAEGSPAQVSRDPAVIEAYLGGHAAPHVREELKADLEQEAARLGSQHA is encoded by the coding sequence ATGCTGGCGTATGAAGATGTGGGCATCCGCTTCGGCGGCAATCAGGCGGTGCAGGGTGTTACCGGCAGCATCACGCCGGGCATCATCACGGCGATCATCGGGCCGAACGGAGCGGGCAAGAGCACCTTTTTCAACCTGCTCAGCGGCTTTTACAAGCCCACCAGCGGGCGCATCATCTTCGAGGGGCAGGACATTACCCGGCTGCCGACGCATGAAGTGGTGGCGCTGGGCATCGCCCGCACCTTTCAGACCACCACCATCTACAAGGAACTGAGCGCTCTGGAAAACGCCGTGCTGGGCCACCGCGTCCGCACGAAAAGTGGGTTGTGGGACGCATTGTTGGGCACAGGCCGCGAACGCCGCGAAGGCAAGGCCAGTCTGGACGCCGCATATACCGCCCTGAAGCGGGTCGGGCTGGAGCAACAGGCGCATGTGCTGGCGGGCAATCTGACGCAGGAAGCGCAGAAACGCGTGAGCATCGCACTGGCGCTCGCCACCAATCCGAAGATTCTGCTGCTCGACGAACCGGCGGCGGGCATCAACCCGGAAGAGACGGTGAATCTGACGCGCACCATCCGTGAACTGGCGGCAGGCGGGCTGACGGTGGTGCTGATCGAGCACAAGATGAGCATGATCATGACGCTGGCCGATCACATCATGGTGCTGCACCACGGGCAGAAAATCGCGGAGGGCAGCCCCGCGCAGGTCAGCCGCGACCCTGCCGTGATCGAGGCGTATCTGGGCGGACACGCCGCGCCGCACGTGCGTGAGGAACTGAAGGCCGATCTGGAACAGGAAGCCGCCAGACTGGGGAGCCAGCATGCTTGA
- a CDS encoding phosphatase PAP2 family protein, with product MVRGGTGKVLSVAGGAAVHTSTAVSSYSVRMFQKGSASSRPLLGLAAGVVVLALLSLGFSFDQAAVDWAQMRRSYALDFVATLITNLGSPLVVLLLAFAGSGVLLALRRGRLAAFLLLNVLLVSGLNEGVKQLVQRPVVQVSPSSKPAPPQPTVLRHPVIIATPKLPRTVYAFPSGHSAGSAAVLLALAFFGRARRWRGWLWAGCGVLAVLVGLSRVYLGAHTPSDVLGGWALAWACFCTLRVWWRPA from the coding sequence ATGGTGCGCGGTGGTACTGGGAAGGTGCTCAGTGTAGCGGGCGGCGCGGCGGTTCATACGTCCACGGCTGTGAGCAGCTACAGTGTCCGGATGTTCCAGAAAGGCTCTGCTTCCAGTCGCCCGCTGCTGGGGCTGGCGGCGGGGGTAGTGGTTCTTGCCCTGCTCAGCCTGGGGTTTTCGTTCGATCAGGCGGCGGTGGACTGGGCGCAGATGCGGCGCAGCTACGCGCTCGATTTCGTCGCCACGCTCATCACCAATCTGGGTAGCCCGCTGGTGGTGCTGCTGCTGGCCTTCGCCGGAAGTGGCGTGCTGCTGGCCCTGCGGCGTGGGCGACTCGCGGCCTTCCTGCTGCTGAACGTGCTGCTGGTGAGTGGGCTGAACGAGGGTGTCAAACAGCTGGTGCAGCGTCCGGTGGTGCAGGTCAGCCCTTCGTCGAAGCCCGCGCCGCCGCAGCCGACGGTGCTTCGTCATCCGGTCATCATCGCGACGCCCAAGTTGCCGCGCACCGTCTATGCCTTTCCCAGCGGGCATTCGGCGGGGTCGGCGGCGGTGCTGCTGGCGCTGGCCTTCTTCGGGCGGGCCCGGCGTTGGCGCGGGTGGCTGTGGGCGGGCTGCGGGGTGCTGGCGGTACTGGTCGGCCTCAGCCGGGTGTATCTGGGGGCGCACACACCCTCGGATGTGTTGGGCGGCTGGGCGCTGGCCTGGGCGTGTTTCTGTACCCTGCGCGTGTGGTGGCGGCCCGCCTGA